Proteins from one Caulobacter sp. 73W genomic window:
- a CDS encoding heavy metal translocating P-type ATPase translates to MTAAVAHRDLEAFIRRDEAGKGRLELLVTGARCAACIGKIEKAVREIPGVDAARLNLTTGKLAVELEGTSTDPDRVVETVEGLGYRACLFDPTEAAAAQDREGRELAIALGVAGFGAGNVMMFTVPAWAGLFGQELNAPTLTVMYWMAALVATPCALFAGRPFFRSAWASLKRGKANMDVPISIGVILTLIVSFSETILGGQHAYFDAAVTLLFLLLIGRYLDHRLRASARSAARDLLALQSPVAMRLQGDVERGVPVAEVRVGDRLVVAPGDRVPVDGQVEAGVSELDNALITGETALAPVGVGSTLHAGALNLSGRLVMTATARSEDSTLAAIARLMEAGTQSRSAYVRLADKAAALYVPIVHTAAALTFLGGWAIGLGPREALLRAAAVLIVTCPCALGLAVPAVQVAASSRLFRRGVLVKSGAALERLSEVDHIVFDKTGVLTEGKPHLIDAPRHLVAMAAPLARASRHPLARALASAAGVGLVAQDCVETPGQGVEGLIDGRLARLGRASFVGVPARDARETELWFGFVGDVKIRFTFEDQARTDAATTIAELRRLGLTMEILSGDLEEPVARIASEAGIDAWRAGLTPFEKAEAIDRLKAEGRKVLMVGDGLNDAAALAKAHASMAPGAAVDAAQNAADLVFTGEELRAVTEAIQVSRTARRRALENFGFSAFYNLVATPAAMFGLINPFIAALAMSGSSIVVLLNAVRPGWRRS, encoded by the coding sequence ATGACCGCCGCCGTCGCCCACCGGGACCTTGAGGCCTTCATCCGCCGCGACGAGGCGGGGAAAGGGCGTCTTGAGCTGCTGGTCACCGGCGCCCGCTGCGCCGCCTGCATCGGCAAGATCGAAAAGGCCGTGCGCGAGATTCCCGGCGTCGACGCCGCGCGGCTCAACCTGACCACGGGCAAGCTGGCGGTCGAGCTGGAAGGGACGTCCACCGACCCCGACCGCGTGGTCGAGACGGTCGAGGGACTGGGCTATCGCGCCTGCCTGTTCGACCCGACCGAGGCGGCCGCCGCGCAGGACCGCGAAGGCCGCGAGCTGGCCATCGCCCTGGGCGTGGCCGGGTTCGGCGCGGGTAACGTGATGATGTTCACCGTCCCCGCCTGGGCCGGTCTGTTCGGCCAGGAGCTGAACGCCCCGACCCTGACGGTGATGTACTGGATGGCCGCTCTCGTCGCGACGCCGTGCGCCCTGTTCGCAGGGCGGCCGTTCTTCCGCTCGGCCTGGGCGTCGCTGAAGCGCGGCAAGGCGAATATGGACGTGCCGATCTCGATTGGCGTGATCCTGACCCTGATCGTCAGCTTCTCCGAGACCATCCTCGGCGGGCAGCACGCCTATTTCGACGCGGCGGTGACGCTGCTGTTCCTGCTGCTGATCGGTCGCTATCTGGACCATCGCCTGCGGGCCAGCGCCCGCTCGGCGGCGCGCGACCTGCTGGCCCTGCAATCGCCGGTGGCCATGCGGCTGCAGGGCGATGTGGAGCGCGGCGTCCCTGTCGCCGAGGTGCGCGTCGGCGACCGTCTGGTGGTCGCGCCGGGCGACCGCGTGCCGGTGGACGGCCAGGTCGAGGCCGGGGTGTCCGAACTGGACAACGCCCTGATCACCGGGGAGACCGCGCTGGCGCCGGTCGGGGTCGGCTCGACGCTACATGCGGGCGCCCTCAACCTCAGCGGCCGGCTGGTCATGACCGCCACGGCGCGCAGCGAGGATTCCACGCTCGCGGCCATCGCCCGTCTGATGGAGGCCGGCACGCAGAGCCGCTCCGCCTATGTGCGTCTGGCCGACAAGGCCGCCGCGCTCTACGTGCCCATCGTGCACACGGCGGCGGCCCTGACCTTTCTGGGCGGGTGGGCTATCGGTCTTGGCCCGCGCGAGGCGCTGCTACGCGCCGCCGCGGTGCTGATCGTCACCTGTCCCTGCGCCCTGGGTCTGGCGGTTCCCGCCGTGCAGGTCGCCGCCAGCAGCCGCCTGTTCCGGCGGGGCGTGCTGGTCAAGTCGGGCGCAGCGCTGGAGCGCCTGTCCGAGGTCGACCACATCGTCTTCGACAAGACCGGCGTGCTGACCGAGGGCAAGCCGCATCTGATCGACGCCCCCAGGCACCTGGTCGCCATGGCCGCGCCCCTGGCCCGCGCCTCGCGTCACCCGCTGGCCCGCGCCTTGGCTTCGGCCGCCGGTGTCGGGCTGGTGGCGCAGGATTGCGTCGAGACGCCGGGGCAGGGGGTCGAGGGGCTGATCGACGGCCGCCTGGCGCGGCTCGGCCGGGCGTCTTTCGTCGGCGTTCCCGCCCGTGACGCGCGCGAGACCGAGCTGTGGTTCGGCTTCGTCGGCGACGTGAAGATTCGCTTCACCTTCGAGGATCAGGCGCGCACCGACGCGGCCACGACCATCGCCGAACTGCGCCGCCTGGGCCTGACCATGGAGATCCTGTCCGGCGACCTGGAGGAACCCGTCGCCCGCATCGCCAGCGAGGCCGGCATCGACGCCTGGCGCGCCGGCCTGACCCCGTTCGAGAAGGCCGAGGCCATCGACCGCCTGAAGGCCGAGGGGCGCAAGGTGCTGATGGTCGGCGACGGCCTCAACGACGCCGCCGCCCTGGCCAAGGCCCACGCCTCCATGGCGCCCGGCGCGGCCGTGGACGCCGCCCAGAACGCCGCCGATCTGGTGTTCACCGGCGAGGAGCTCCGCGCCGTGACCGAGGCGATCCAGGTGTCCCGCACCGCCCGGCGGCGAGCGCTGGAGAACTTCGGCTTCTCGGCGTTCTACAACCTGGTGGCCACGCCGGCCGCCATGTTCGGCCTGATCAACCCGTTCATCGCCGCCCTGGCCATGTCCGGCTCGTCGATCGTCGTGCTGCTCAACGCCGTGCGTCCGGGATGGAGGCGTTCATGA
- the ccoP gene encoding cytochrome-c oxidase, cbb3-type subunit III, producing MALERETDEVTGVETTGHEWDGIRELDNPLPRWWLWVWYGSIVWAIAYWVVMPAWPGLTGYTKGLLNHSDRADVARELTALEMQRGEGAAMLRTASLQQIESDPKLQAYSQQVGQSVFGDNCATCHGIGGTGGKGYPNLRDDVWLWGGSLEDIEHTLKVGIRSGHPDARISQMPAFGRDEMLPPAMINDMTEYVVKLSGRPADAAAVARAAPVFAEQCVACHGADGRGVVAVGGPDLTDSEWLYGSDRELIHEQIHSGKGGVMPAWSGRLSPETIKALAVYIHANAGGQ from the coding sequence ATGGCGCTCGAACGCGAAACTGACGAAGTCACCGGCGTCGAGACCACCGGCCACGAGTGGGACGGCATCCGCGAGCTGGACAACCCGCTGCCGCGCTGGTGGCTGTGGGTCTGGTACGGCAGCATCGTCTGGGCGATCGCCTACTGGGTGGTGATGCCGGCCTGGCCTGGTCTGACCGGCTACACCAAGGGCCTGCTCAACCACTCCGACCGGGCCGACGTGGCCCGCGAACTGACCGCCTTGGAGATGCAGCGCGGGGAGGGGGCGGCCATGCTGCGCACGGCCAGCCTCCAGCAGATCGAAAGCGATCCCAAGCTGCAGGCCTATTCGCAACAGGTCGGCCAATCCGTCTTCGGCGACAACTGCGCCACCTGCCACGGCATCGGCGGCACGGGCGGCAAGGGCTATCCGAACCTGCGCGACGACGTGTGGCTGTGGGGCGGTTCGCTGGAGGACATCGAGCACACCCTGAAGGTGGGCATCCGATCGGGTCACCCGGACGCGCGCATCTCCCAGATGCCGGCCTTCGGCCGTGACGAGATGCTGCCGCCGGCGATGATCAACGACATGACCGAGTACGTGGTCAAACTGTCGGGGCGTCCCGCGGACGCCGCCGCCGTGGCGCGCGCCGCTCCGGTCTTCGCCGAGCAGTGTGTCGCCTGTCACGGCGCGGACGGTCGCGGCGTCGTCGCGGTCGGCGGTCCTGACCTGACGGACAGCGAGTGGCTCTACGGTTCCGACCGTGAGTTGATCCACGAGCAGATCCACTCGGGCAAGGGCGGCGTCATGCCCGCCTGGAGCGGTCGTCTGAGCCCTGAGACGATCAAGGCGCTGGCCGTCTACATCCACGCCAATGCGGGTGGTCAGTAA
- the ccoG gene encoding cytochrome c oxidase accessory protein CcoG, with product MPTLIDNTRKPKAGAAVSAAARAKGKGPVAGQLYKPRQQIYPKLVHGRWRTVKWALLIFTLAIYYITPWIRWTRPGDLPDQAVLVDFTGRRFYFFDIQLWPQEVYIFTGLMVAGALALFLVTALFGRLWCGYACPQTVWTDLYIVVERLFEGDRNARMRLDGQALSFDKAWRKTGKHLTWLGIAFGTGGAWIFYFHDAPTLIRTFWIGQGAITAYVSCALLTATTYVFAGWMREQVCIYMCPWPRIQGAMLDQHSLQVTYLRDRGEPRGAHKRGQTWEGRGDCIDCHQCVVVCPMGIDIRDGSQMECINCGLCVDACDDILSRIGRPTGLIAYDTDAAVAARACGQKAVYKPIRSRTIYYALALALVSGLTLWALIGRPDADLHVIRDRNPTFVRMHDGAVRDGYTLKIANRTFQDRTFDIAFDGVAGARLSQPGHPGQKVQVLVPADQVEAVRVFVTAPPDADRASSVPGRFIARSGEIQAEAKTVFLSGAANPR from the coding sequence GTGCCCACGCTCATCGACAATACGCGTAAACCCAAAGCCGGCGCGGCGGTCTCGGCCGCCGCGCGGGCCAAGGGCAAGGGACCGGTCGCCGGCCAGCTCTACAAGCCGCGCCAGCAGATCTATCCCAAGCTGGTGCATGGCCGCTGGCGTACCGTGAAGTGGGCGCTGCTCATCTTCACCCTGGCCATCTACTATATCACGCCGTGGATCCGCTGGACGCGGCCCGGCGACCTGCCGGACCAAGCGGTGCTGGTCGATTTCACCGGCCGCCGGTTCTACTTCTTCGACATCCAGCTGTGGCCGCAGGAGGTGTACATCTTCACTGGCCTGATGGTGGCCGGCGCCCTGGCGCTGTTCCTGGTCACGGCCCTGTTCGGCCGCCTGTGGTGCGGCTACGCCTGCCCGCAGACGGTCTGGACCGATCTCTACATCGTTGTCGAGCGCCTGTTCGAAGGCGACCGCAACGCGCGTATGCGCCTCGACGGCCAGGCGCTGTCGTTCGACAAGGCGTGGCGCAAGACGGGCAAGCACCTGACCTGGCTGGGCATCGCCTTCGGCACCGGGGGCGCCTGGATCTTCTACTTCCACGACGCGCCGACCCTGATCCGCACCTTCTGGATAGGGCAGGGGGCGATCACCGCCTATGTGTCCTGCGCGCTGCTGACGGCGACCACCTACGTCTTCGCCGGCTGGATGCGCGAGCAGGTCTGCATCTACATGTGCCCGTGGCCCCGCATCCAGGGCGCCATGCTGGACCAGCATTCCCTGCAGGTTACCTATCTGCGCGACCGCGGCGAGCCGCGCGGCGCGCACAAGAGGGGCCAGACCTGGGAAGGTCGCGGCGACTGCATCGACTGTCACCAGTGCGTGGTCGTCTGCCCGATGGGCATCGACATCCGCGACGGCAGCCAGATGGAGTGCATCAACTGCGGCCTCTGCGTCGACGCCTGCGACGACATCCTCAGCCGGATCGGCCGGCCCACGGGCCTGATCGCCTATGACACCGACGCGGCCGTCGCCGCGCGGGCCTGCGGACAGAAGGCCGTTTACAAGCCGATCCGTTCGCGGACGATTTATTACGCCCTGGCCCTGGCCCTGGTTTCGGGCCTGACCCTGTGGGCGCTGATCGGGCGACCTGATGCCGACCTTCACGTCATCCGCGACCGCAACCCGACCTTCGTCCGCATGCACGATGGCGCGGTGCGCGACGGCTACACCCTGAAGATCGCCAACCGCACCTTCCAGGACCGCACCTTCGACATCGCCTTCGACGGCGTGGCGGGCGCGCGGCTCAGCCAGCCCGGCCATCCGGGCCAGAAGGTCCAGGTGCTTGTTCCCGCCGACCAGGTGGAGGCCGTGCGCGTCTTCGTCACCGCCCCGCCGGACGCCGATCGCGCGTCCAGCGTCCCGGGCCGGTTCATCGCCCGCTCGGGCGAAATCCAGGCCGAAGCCAAGACCGTCTTCCTTTCAGGAGCCGCGAACCCGCGATGA
- the ccoS gene encoding cbb3-type cytochrome oxidase assembly protein CcoS codes for MNILLFLAPASVALGAMGLAAFLWTMKANQYDDPKGAAERVLYDHLEDLTPPARSE; via the coding sequence ATGAACATCCTGCTGTTTCTCGCGCCCGCTTCCGTGGCCCTCGGGGCCATGGGCCTGGCGGCGTTTCTCTGGACGATGAAGGCCAACCAGTACGACGATCCCAAGGGGGCCGCCGAGCGCGTCCTCTATGATCACCTGGAAGACCTGACCCCGCCGGCCCGGTCGGAGTGA
- a CDS encoding TonB-dependent receptor plug domain-containing protein, which produces MASPLFTHGQADIVHSGAGSVSEYMLTIPQNFTGDLSDFGSSAAQVGSTLGRGTAYNQFDGFASFSLRGLASDATLTLLNGRRLPAVGMVEAPTVSVIPSALIKRIDIIPDGASATYGADAVAGVVNIVTRDAPDGVEVRLRGSATTQTGAGNWEASVLGGQSWDSGEVYGMAMYQSRSPFVDEPIMVSGHELQITQLPGEDLGGLYAGFKQRFGHFTIWSDASTFQRDRDARQIYVDEPRSNRHFKAMTSGYSVYNGARWQGEGATSIDLNLDYHRNRSKSQAFTGPRLASARRYTNTLFVADLTGQTALFTLPAGPVLAAGGAQFRSEKLWTDATIFFNRNGATRKVKSVFGELNVPVIGPEQNLPLMRALTLSAAARYEDIGADEALAPKIGLRWQIDRSLALRGTYARSFLVPRFRDTIGIAEQVSFWDNRYGFLNPADQNPALAAGNAVVLYRAGANPDLRTQDADTFTVGFDYAPSFAPGLMVKANYYRIKISGRVGVPSQDDAAMLKDMQVFNVAKPSLEQVRQVVNNPAVFRRFSSNLPFVAGGELVLYDNAAAVPLDILSQVQVIADIRAQNFGVESTDGFDFDLAYDRPLFDGQASFKITGQYILNLDLKAPGGEAISRLDGYAQPSDLRLNGTALWGRDGFSVGAVVNYVDGFTDNRAGRTPRKLGSFTTTALFVGFDLGVRSNKPWLADSELQIVVANAFTQRPPTVVDGVLGFDPFNNPPSPRTVSVVLTKRFGGA; this is translated from the coding sequence ATGGCCAGCCCCCTCTTCACCCATGGCCAGGCCGACATCGTCCACTCCGGCGCGGGTTCGGTGTCGGAGTACATGCTGACCATCCCGCAGAACTTCACGGGTGATCTGAGCGACTTCGGCAGCAGCGCCGCGCAGGTCGGCTCCACCTTGGGGCGGGGCACGGCCTACAACCAGTTCGACGGCTTCGCGAGCTTCTCTCTGCGAGGCCTGGCGTCCGATGCGACCCTGACCTTGCTGAACGGCCGTCGCCTGCCGGCGGTCGGCATGGTCGAAGCACCGACCGTCTCGGTCATCCCCTCGGCGCTCATCAAGCGCATCGACATCATCCCGGACGGGGCTTCGGCTACATATGGCGCGGACGCGGTGGCCGGGGTGGTCAACATCGTCACCCGCGACGCGCCCGACGGCGTCGAGGTCCGCCTGCGCGGCTCGGCCACAACCCAGACCGGCGCGGGCAACTGGGAGGCCAGCGTGCTGGGCGGCCAATCCTGGGACAGCGGCGAGGTCTACGGCATGGCCATGTACCAGTCGCGCTCGCCCTTCGTGGACGAGCCGATCATGGTCTCTGGCCACGAGCTGCAGATCACCCAGCTGCCGGGTGAGGATCTTGGCGGGCTCTATGCCGGCTTCAAGCAGCGGTTCGGCCACTTCACCATCTGGTCCGACGCCTCGACCTTCCAGCGCGACCGCGACGCCCGCCAGATCTATGTCGATGAGCCGCGGAGCAATCGCCACTTCAAGGCCATGACGAGCGGCTACTCCGTCTACAACGGCGCGCGCTGGCAGGGCGAAGGCGCGACCTCCATCGACCTGAACCTCGACTACCACCGCAACCGCAGCAAGAGCCAAGCCTTCACGGGTCCTCGCCTGGCCAGCGCCCGGCGCTACACCAACACGCTGTTCGTCGCCGACCTCACCGGCCAGACCGCCCTCTTCACCCTGCCGGCCGGCCCGGTCCTGGCCGCCGGCGGCGCGCAGTTCCGATCCGAGAAGCTGTGGACGGACGCGACGATCTTCTTCAACCGCAACGGCGCGACGCGGAAGGTGAAGTCGGTCTTTGGCGAGTTGAACGTCCCCGTCATCGGGCCAGAGCAGAACCTCCCGCTCATGCGGGCGCTGACCCTGTCCGCCGCCGCCCGCTACGAGGACATCGGCGCCGACGAGGCCCTGGCTCCGAAGATCGGGCTGCGCTGGCAGATCGACCGCTCCCTGGCCCTTCGCGGGACCTATGCGCGCTCGTTCCTTGTGCCGCGCTTCCGGGACACCATCGGCATCGCCGAGCAGGTCAGCTTCTGGGATAATCGGTACGGATTTCTCAACCCCGCGGATCAGAACCCCGCCCTGGCCGCGGGCAACGCCGTGGTTCTGTACCGGGCCGGCGCCAATCCCGATCTTCGCACCCAGGACGCCGACACGTTCACGGTCGGCTTCGACTATGCCCCCAGCTTTGCGCCCGGCCTGATGGTCAAGGCCAACTACTACCGGATCAAGATATCCGGCCGGGTGGGCGTCCCCTCGCAAGACGACGCCGCGATGCTGAAGGACATGCAGGTCTTCAATGTCGCCAAGCCGAGTCTGGAGCAGGTGCGGCAGGTCGTGAACAACCCCGCCGTCTTCCGCCGCTTCTCATCCAACCTGCCTTTCGTGGCCGGCGGAGAGCTGGTCCTGTACGACAACGCTGCGGCCGTGCCGCTGGACATCCTGTCCCAGGTGCAGGTGATCGCCGACATTCGGGCGCAGAACTTCGGCGTCGAATCCACCGACGGTTTCGATTTCGACCTCGCCTATGACAGGCCGCTGTTCGATGGCCAGGCCAGTTTCAAGATCACCGGCCAGTACATCCTCAACCTGGATCTGAAGGCGCCGGGCGGCGAAGCCATCTCTCGCCTCGACGGCTACGCCCAGCCCTCCGACCTGCGCCTCAACGGCACGGCCCTCTGGGGACGCGACGGCTTCTCGGTCGGCGCGGTGGTGAACTATGTGGACGGCTTCACCGACAATCGCGCCGGCCGCACACCGCGCAAGCTCGGCTCCTTCACGACCACCGCCCTGTTCGTCGGTTTCGATCTGGGCGTCCGGTCAAACAAGCCCTGGCTTGCCGACAGCGAGCTTCAGATCGTCGTTGCCAACGCCTTCACCCAAAGGCCGCCGACCGTGGTCGACGGCGTTCTGGGCTTTGATCCCTTCAACAACCCGCCCAGCCCCCGCACGGTCAGCGTGGTCTTGACCAAGCGGTTCGGCGGCGCCTGA
- a CDS encoding cbb3-type cytochrome c oxidase subunit 3 gives MNLSYETVARFAQQAGLVYFGLIFLAGCAYALLPSKKAEFQHAARMPLDDEELL, from the coding sequence ATGAACCTCTCCTACGAAACCGTCGCCCGGTTCGCCCAGCAGGCGGGGCTGGTCTATTTCGGCCTGATCTTCCTCGCCGGCTGCGCCTACGCCCTGCTGCCTTCCAAGAAGGCCGAATTTCAACACGCCGCGCGCATGCCGCTGGATGATGAGGAGCTGCTCTGA
- the ccoN gene encoding cytochrome-c oxidase, cbb3-type subunit I: MSAPPIKANAGPPAGSATLLVFSVVGAILAIIGAGVSTDPIFRLQFETITLAGVIAAFVLNAKLSGGTLIDAPNKYSDNVIKAGVIATMFWAAAGLLAGVVIAAQLSWPRIFYFPELGFLNFGRLRPLHTSAVIFAFGGNALIATSFWVVQRTCKARLAGGIAPWFVFWGYQLFIVLAATGYLMGATQGKEYAEPQWYTDLWLTIVWVAYLLVFLGTIWKRKEPHIYVANWFYLAFIVTIALLHLVNNAGVPVGLLNHRSYGVFAGVQDALTQWWYGHNAVGFFLTAGFLAMMYYFVPKRVERPVYSYRLSIVHFWSLIFIYIWAGPHHLHYTALPQWAQTLGMTFSIMLWMPSWGGMINGLMTLSGAWDKLRTDPVVRMMVVAIAFYGMATFEGPVMSIRAVNALSHYTDWTIGHVHSGALGWNGFITFGALYCLVPWLWKKPGMYSNKLIEWHFWIATTGILLYIAAMWVSGIMEGLMWREYTPEGFLAYSFIETVSAKHIENVIRTIGGLMFLIGALIMIFNIWKTITTPSPEAAGTELADDLSTIPANAIA, translated from the coding sequence ATGTCCGCCCCGCCCATCAAAGCCAACGCCGGCCCACCCGCCGGTTCGGCAACACTACTCGTCTTCTCCGTTGTCGGAGCCATCCTGGCGATCATAGGCGCGGGCGTAAGCACCGATCCTATCTTCCGCCTGCAGTTCGAGACGATCACCCTGGCCGGCGTGATCGCCGCCTTCGTGCTGAACGCGAAGCTGTCGGGCGGCACGCTGATCGACGCGCCCAACAAGTACTCGGACAACGTCATCAAGGCGGGCGTCATCGCCACCATGTTCTGGGCCGCCGCCGGCCTGCTGGCGGGGGTGGTCATCGCCGCGCAGCTGTCCTGGCCGCGGATCTTCTATTTCCCTGAACTGGGCTTCCTGAACTTCGGCCGCCTGCGGCCGCTGCACACCTCGGCGGTGATCTTCGCGTTCGGCGGCAACGCCCTGATCGCGACGTCCTTCTGGGTCGTCCAGCGCACCTGCAAGGCGCGTCTGGCGGGCGGCATCGCGCCGTGGTTCGTGTTTTGGGGCTACCAGCTGTTCATCGTGCTGGCCGCGACCGGCTATCTGATGGGCGCGACCCAGGGCAAGGAATACGCCGAGCCCCAGTGGTACACCGACCTGTGGCTGACCATCGTCTGGGTCGCCTATCTGCTGGTGTTCCTGGGCACGATCTGGAAGCGCAAGGAGCCGCATATCTATGTGGCCAACTGGTTCTACCTGGCGTTCATCGTCACCATCGCCCTGCTGCACCTGGTCAACAACGCCGGCGTTCCGGTCGGCCTGCTGAACCACCGTTCCTACGGCGTCTTCGCCGGGGTCCAGGACGCCCTGACCCAGTGGTGGTACGGCCACAACGCCGTCGGCTTCTTCCTGACCGCCGGCTTCCTGGCCATGATGTACTACTTCGTGCCCAAGCGCGTTGAGCGGCCGGTCTACAGCTATCGCCTGTCGATCGTGCACTTCTGGTCGCTGATCTTCATCTACATCTGGGCCGGCCCGCACCACCTGCACTACACGGCCCTGCCACAGTGGGCGCAGACCCTGGGCATGACCTTCTCGATCATGCTGTGGATGCCGTCCTGGGGCGGCATGATCAACGGCCTGATGACCCTGTCGGGGGCGTGGGACAAGCTGCGCACCGACCCGGTGGTCCGCATGATGGTCGTCGCCATCGCCTTCTACGGCATGGCCACCTTCGAAGGCCCGGTGATGTCGATCCGCGCGGTCAACGCGCTGAGCCACTACACCGACTGGACCATCGGTCACGTCCACTCCGGCGCCCTGGGCTGGAACGGCTTCATCACCTTCGGCGCGCTCTACTGCCTGGTGCCCTGGCTTTGGAAGAAGCCCGGCATGTACTCGAACAAGCTGATCGAGTGGCACTTCTGGATCGCGACCACCGGCATCCTTCTCTACATCGCCGCGATGTGGGTGTCGGGCATCATGGAAGGCCTGATGTGGCGCGAATACACGCCCGAAGGTTTCCTGGCCTACAGCTTCATCGAGACGGTGTCGGCCAAGCATATCGAGAACGTCATCCGCACCATCGGCGGCCTGATGTTCCTGATCGGCGCCCTGATCATGATCTTCAACATCTGGAAGACGATCACGACCCCCAGCCCTGAAGCGGCTGGGACTGAACTGGCCGACGACCTGTCGACCATTCCCGCCAACGCGATCGCCTGA
- the ccoO gene encoding cytochrome-c oxidase, cbb3-type subunit II: MSHWKHHAKFERHSLLLVLGIVVVVSIGGLVEIAPLFWLKSTVEKVEGVRPYTPLEQAGRDIYVREGCYVCHSQMVRPLRDEVERYGHYSLAAESMYDHPFQWGSKRTGPDLARGGGKYSDAWHRDHLIDPRSVVPESVMPPYKFLAEKELDYHDIGDRMRALRVVGAPYSDEDIAKAKQDLQAQADPYSADAIDLRKRYGDKVVNRDFDGDPNKITEMDAVIAYLQMLGTLVDFNSYKAQAPENRR; the protein is encoded by the coding sequence ATGTCTCACTGGAAACACCACGCCAAGTTCGAACGGCATTCGCTGCTGCTCGTCCTCGGCATCGTCGTGGTCGTCTCGATCGGCGGCCTTGTGGAGATCGCTCCGCTATTCTGGCTGAAGAGCACGGTCGAGAAGGTGGAGGGCGTTCGTCCCTACACCCCGCTCGAACAGGCCGGGCGCGACATCTATGTCCGCGAGGGCTGCTACGTCTGCCACTCGCAGATGGTTCGTCCCCTGCGTGACGAGGTCGAGCGCTACGGCCACTACAGCCTGGCGGCCGAGAGCATGTACGACCACCCCTTCCAATGGGGCTCCAAGCGCACGGGCCCCGACCTGGCGCGCGGGGGCGGGAAGTACTCGGACGCCTGGCACCGCGACCACCTGATCGACCCGCGCTCGGTCGTGCCAGAATCCGTCATGCCGCCCTACAAGTTCCTGGCGGAGAAGGAGCTCGACTACCACGACATCGGCGATCGCATGAGGGCGCTGCGCGTGGTGGGGGCGCCCTACAGCGACGAGGACATCGCCAAGGCCAAGCAGGACCTGCAGGCCCAGGCCGACCCCTACTCGGCCGACGCCATCGATCTGCGCAAGCGCTACGGCGACAAGGTGGTCAACCGCGACTTCGACGGCGATCCCAACAAGATCACCGAGATGGACGCCGTCATCGCCTACCTGCAGATGCTCGGCACGCTGGTCGACTTCAACTCCTACAAGGCCCAGGCCCCGGAGAACCGTCGATGA
- a CDS encoding FixH family protein: MTIAATSTTAPKGRITGWHVLVAMVLFFGLIIAVDALFIVKAYNSFSGQVASNPYEAGLAFNRTLAERRRQEALGWAATVDTPRPGVVVVRMTDQAGQPISTLSMTGTLDRPATEAGRQTLNFKSVGDGEYEAAARLDGAWDLKAVARNSKDKFQVEARLVAP, encoded by the coding sequence ATGACCATCGCCGCAACCTCGACCACGGCCCCCAAGGGGCGGATCACCGGCTGGCACGTGCTGGTCGCCATGGTGCTGTTCTTCGGGCTGATCATCGCGGTGGACGCGCTGTTCATCGTCAAGGCCTACAACAGCTTCTCGGGCCAGGTGGCGTCCAACCCCTACGAGGCGGGGCTGGCCTTCAACCGCACCCTGGCCGAGCGGCGCCGGCAGGAGGCCCTGGGCTGGGCGGCGACGGTGGATACGCCCAGGCCGGGCGTGGTGGTCGTGCGGATGACCGACCAGGCCGGCCAGCCGATCTCGACCCTGTCGATGACCGGCACGCTGGATCGCCCCGCCACCGAAGCTGGCCGTCAGACCCTCAACTTCAAGTCGGTCGGCGACGGCGAATACGAAGCCGCCGCCAGGCTGGACGGGGCTTGGGATCTGAAGGCGGTCGCGCGCAACAGCAAGGACAAGTTCCAGGTCGAAGCCCGTCTGGTGGCGCCATGA